One window of the Tachypleus tridentatus isolate NWPU-2018 chromosome 10, ASM421037v1, whole genome shotgun sequence genome contains the following:
- the LOC143230969 gene encoding persulfide dioxygenase ETHE1, mitochondrial-like isoform X2, producing MMVNVAILSPTAEQTCEKLFDRTSCTYTYLLADKTSKEAILIDPVLELVDRDVKLVEELGLKLVYAANTHVHADHITGTGKIKQRIPFCQSVISKVTNAKADIHVEHGQKIKIGRHELEVRSTPGHTHGCLTYVCHEQQMAFTGDALFVRGCGRTDFQQGSPEVLYESVHSQILSLPEDFMLYPAHDYKGQTVTTVMEEKNFNPRLTKTKAEFVSIMNNLNLDLPKLIDQAVPANMVCGLHDTDEQKRT from the exons CTGTTCGATCGAACCAGCTGTACATACACCTACCTGTTGGCTGACAAGACCTCCAAAGAGGCTATTTTAATTGACCCAGTCCTGGAACTAGTTGACAGAGACGTCAAATTGGTGGAGGAACTAGGACTTAAACTTGTCTATGCTG CTAATACTCATGTACACGCTGACCATATTACTGGCACTGGGAAGATAAAACAGAGAATTCCTTTCTGTCAAAGTGTTATCTCCAAGGTAACCAATGCTAAGGCTGACATTCACGTAGAGCATGGTCAAAAGATAAAGATAGGTAGACATGAGTTGGAAGTCAGAAGTACTCCAGGACACACTCATG GTTGTCTGACATACGTCTGTCATGAACAGCAAATGGCGTTCACGGGAGATGCTCTATTTGTACGAGGGTGTGGCCGGACAGATTTTCAGCAAG GAAGCCCGGAGGTACTGTACGAATCTGTACATTCCCAGATTCTGTCCTTACCAGAAGACTTCATGTTGTATCCAGCACATGATTATAAAG GACAAACCGTGACTACAGTCATGGAGGAGAAAAATTTTAATCCAAGACTCACCAAGACAAAGGCCGAGTTTGTGAGCATCATGAATAACTTAAATTTAGATTTGCCCAAACTGATTG ACCAAGCTGTCCCAGCCAATATGGTGTGTGGACTTCATGATACAGATGAACAAAAACGAACATGA
- the LOC143230972 gene encoding uncharacterized protein LOC143230972 yields the protein MHRTLITQVKNILVRYIKPEYLEGNITELDYNNESLRKPDEAVSIGNAAKQYIVKYEKDLGLISFYTNVKKYYIAATSYMMKYFPLNDELLIHAEVADPKQKVSKDFSSPHYFTDRYPVLVSTHEHDTIDKLKGQYLNYQIDTFSETVLQLNVDKFWVQLSTYT from the coding sequence atgcatagaactctgattacacaagttaaaaatatacttgtcagatacatcaagccagaatatcttgaaggcaacatcactgaacttgactacaacaatgaatccttacgcaaacctgatgaggcagtttctattggaaatgctgccaagcaatacattgttaaatatgaaaaggacctgggcctgatcagcttctacaccaatgtcaagaaatactatattgcagctacaagtTACATGATGAAatatttccctctaaatgatgaacttctgattcacgcagaggttgctgatccaaaacagaaagtcagcaaagatttctcttctccaCACtacttcacagacaggtatcctgtccttgtcagtacacatgagcacgacactattgacaagttgaaagggcaatatttgaactatcaaattgatactttctcagaaactgtccttcagttgaatgttgacaagttttgggttcagctgtctacatacacttaa